The following coding sequences are from one Streptomyces venezuelae window:
- a CDS encoding TetR/AcrR family transcriptional regulator → MRADARKNRDHVLAVAGAAIAEQGVDVALRDIARRADVGLATLLRHFPTREALLDALLRTGFDELTEKACALETSGAPGDALVSWLRDAVAWTTEYRGVTVLIAAAIEEPESALHASCVALRAAGARLLVRAQEAGVARGDIDGADLFALVAMLAWLGDQPSLAPRADHLFDVVTGAVSPR, encoded by the coding sequence ATGCGGGCCGACGCCAGGAAGAACCGCGACCATGTGCTCGCCGTAGCGGGCGCCGCCATCGCCGAGCAGGGCGTCGACGTGGCCCTGCGCGACATCGCGCGCCGGGCCGACGTCGGGCTCGCGACGCTGCTTCGGCACTTCCCCACGCGCGAGGCGCTGCTCGACGCCCTGCTCCGCACGGGTTTCGACGAACTGACGGAGAAGGCGTGTGCGTTGGAGACGTCGGGTGCGCCCGGGGACGCTCTCGTCTCCTGGCTGCGGGACGCCGTCGCGTGGACGACCGAGTACCGGGGCGTGACGGTACTGATAGCCGCCGCGATCGAGGAGCCCGAGTCCGCGCTCCACGCGTCGTGCGTGGCGCTGCGCGCGGCGGGGGCGCGGTTGCTCGTGCGTGCGCAGGAAGCGGGGGTGGCGCGGGGCGATATCGACGGGGCCGACCTGTTCGCGCTGGTCGCGATGCTCGCCTGGCTCGGCGACCAGCCCTCGCTCGCGCCCCGCGCCGACCACCTCTTCGACGTCGTCACCGGCGCGGTCAGTCCGCGCTGA
- a CDS encoding ArsR/SmtB family transcription factor — translation MTEDDRSGARPRNVHHLNPRSLRGLAHPLRMRLLTSLRHDGPATATQLAARLGESSGATSYHLRQLAEYGFVEDDPDRNKGRERWWRSAHQGTRTDEELIRDPNPEVQAALSTLLYEYATQRAQEVTTWIATRHEWSSAWDEAADTSDYTLTLSPAQASELSRKVEALMESYRGTPPPEGTPDVAQVRVHSHIFPTRPAPAGDA, via the coding sequence ATGACGGAAGACGACCGCTCCGGGGCCCGCCCCCGGAACGTCCACCACCTGAACCCCCGCTCCCTGCGGGGCCTGGCGCACCCGCTCCGGATGCGCCTGCTCACCTCCCTGCGCCACGACGGCCCGGCCACGGCGACCCAACTCGCCGCCAGGCTCGGCGAGTCGAGCGGAGCGACCAGCTACCACCTGCGGCAGCTCGCGGAGTACGGCTTCGTCGAGGACGACCCGGACCGCAACAAGGGCCGGGAGCGGTGGTGGCGCTCCGCCCACCAGGGCACGCGTACCGACGAGGAGTTGATCCGCGACCCCAACCCGGAGGTGCAGGCCGCGCTCAGTACGCTCCTGTACGAGTACGCGACGCAGCGCGCCCAAGAGGTGACCACGTGGATCGCGACACGGCACGAGTGGTCGTCCGCGTGGGACGAGGCGGCGGACACCAGCGACTACACCCTCACCCTGTCCCCGGCCCAGGCCTCGGAACTGAGCCGCAAAGTCGAAGCGCTCATGGAGAGTTACCGCGGCACGCCCCCGCCCGAGGGCACCCCGGACGTGGCGCAGGTGCGCGTCCACTCGCACATCTTCCCGACCCGCCCGGCACCGGCCGGGGACGCCTGA
- a CDS encoding NADP-dependent oxidoreductase, producing MKAIRLHEFGAPGVLRHEDVPIPELGPGEVLVRVHAVGLNPPDWYAREGMPDVPPELKPPFHLPLIPGTDVSGVVEALGPEADGGDGADAASGAHRFAVGDEVIGLLRFPAALQSGAYAEYVTAPVADLAHKPATVDHAHAAGLPMSGLTAWQYLIELGHDHPSPFQEARHRPIPLASDTTVLVNGAAGGVGHLALQLAKWKGARVIAVASGTHEAFLRDLGADEFIDYTKERAEDVVRDADLVLDAVGGPRSKRFLRTLKRGGSLFPVYFGDFDDAENAELGITVTLTQVRSNGAQLAELARLIDAGAVRVTLDSTFPLADARAAHERAARGHIQGKIVLTVAN from the coding sequence ATGAAGGCGATTCGGCTGCACGAGTTCGGTGCCCCCGGAGTCCTGCGCCACGAGGACGTGCCGATCCCCGAACTGGGGCCGGGCGAGGTGCTCGTCCGCGTGCACGCGGTCGGGCTCAACCCTCCCGACTGGTACGCGCGTGAGGGAATGCCCGACGTGCCGCCCGAGCTGAAGCCCCCGTTCCACCTCCCCCTGATCCCGGGAACGGACGTCTCCGGCGTAGTGGAGGCCCTCGGCCCCGAGGCCGATGGCGGCGACGGCGCCGACGCCGCCTCCGGCGCCCACCGCTTCGCCGTAGGAGACGAAGTCATCGGCCTGCTGCGCTTCCCCGCCGCTCTCCAGAGCGGCGCGTACGCCGAGTATGTCACCGCCCCGGTGGCCGACCTGGCCCACAAGCCGGCCACGGTCGACCACGCGCACGCCGCCGGCCTGCCCATGTCCGGGCTCACGGCATGGCAGTACCTGATCGAGCTCGGGCACGATCACCCCTCGCCGTTCCAGGAGGCCCGGCACCGCCCGATCCCGCTCGCGAGCGACACCACCGTCCTCGTCAACGGCGCCGCGGGCGGCGTGGGGCACCTCGCCCTGCAGCTCGCGAAGTGGAAGGGTGCGCGCGTCATCGCCGTGGCCTCCGGCACCCACGAGGCGTTCCTGCGCGATCTCGGCGCGGACGAGTTCATCGACTACACCAAGGAGCGCGCCGAGGACGTCGTCCGCGACGCCGACCTCGTCCTGGACGCGGTCGGAGGCCCGCGCAGCAAGCGATTCCTGCGCACGCTGAAGCGCGGCGGCTCCCTCTTCCCCGTCTACTTCGGCGACTTCGACGACGCCGAGAACGCGGAGCTGGGCATCACGGTCACGCTCACCCAGGTCCGGTCGAACGGCGCGCAACTCGCGGAACTGGCCCGCCTGATCGACGCGGGAGCGGTGCGGGTCACACTCGACAGCACGTTCCCGCTCGCGGACGCGCGGGCCGCGCACGAGCGGGCCGCCCGAGGGCACATCCAGGGAAAGATCGTGCTCACCGTCGCGAACTGA